The sequence TCGCCGAGGGCTCAGTCGTGGATGGAGCGCGCATGCGCGAGAACGAAGCTGGTGGGCGAGCGAAGGGGATGAGCCGCGAGGAGCTTCTGGAGCTTCCCGCCGCCGTTGACCTGGAGACAGGCAACCGAGCTTTGGGGCTGGGGCGGAGCAAGGGATACGAGCTCGCCAAGCGTGATCAGTACCCGTGCAAGGTGCTGCGACTCGGCAATGCCTACCGGGTGGTGACGGCGGACCTGTTGGCCCTGCTGGGACTGGCAGCGTGAAGCAGCTGGTGCGTAGCAGGCGCTTCTGCGCTGAGCTGACACAGAAGCGCTGGACTGTGGCATGGCGTGGACGTACTGTCCGTGGTCGCTCGCGGTGCCGAGACGCCCGCGAGAAGGGGGAGAGCCTCCGGCGGTGCAACGCCGGAGGCCCCAAGGCTCCCCAGCAATCCCATGAGAACCGACCCGGCGACAGGGGCGTGCAAGCCCGACACCGCCAGACGAGGAGCCGCCCAGTGCAACCCGAGAACCCCGAGTCCTATTCCGCCTCCGCCCGAGCGGCCTGGCCCGCGACGGCCATCCCCGGCCAGCCCGGCGCCCACGTACGTGCCGCGCAGGCTGAAAGCGCCGCGGCGGACCCGAGCGAGGGTGCGGTCGGACGCAGCGCCGACGAGGCGGATGCGGCGAGCGGGCTGGAGGCCATACCCGATGCGGAGCCGACGTCCGGCTCGAAGCTACTGGATGAACTGCACTCCCAAATCGCCCAGTTCGTGATCCTGCCCTCGTCGGAGGCGCTGGACGCGATCACTTTGTGGGTAGCGGCGACGCATCTCCAGCCCGCGTGGCAGCACGCCCCGCGTCTGGCGGTGGTGGGGCCGGCCAAGCGCTGCGGCAAGTCGCGGCTGCTGGACGTGCTGACCGAGACGGTCCACGAGCCGATGTTGACCATCAACACCACACCGGCGGCCATCTTCCGCTCGATCAATGAGGAGGAGCCGCCGACGCTGCTGGTGGACGAGGCCGACACCATCTTCGGCCCGAAGGTGGCGGAGAAGAACGAGGAGACGCGTGGCCTGCTCAACGCCGGTCATCAGCGCGGCCGGTACGTCACCCGGGTCGTCGGCAACGACCACACCCCGCACAAGTTCGCTACCTTCGCCATGGCGGCCATCGCGGGAATCGGTGACCTGCCTGACACGGTCATGGACCGTTCGGTGGTGATCCGCATGCGGCGGCGGGCCGAGGGCGAGAAGGTCCGGCCCTTCCGCTCCCGCCGCGATATCCCCGCCCTGCACGAGATACGCGACCGCATCCACGCGTGGGCCAGGCCGCTGCTGGAGGAGGCCGCGAACCTGGAGCCGGACATGCCGGTTGAAGACCGC is a genomic window of Streptomyces sp. Edi2 containing:
- a CDS encoding DUF3631 domain-containing protein, which codes for MQPENPESYSASARAAWPATAIPGQPGAHVRAAQAESAAADPSEGAVGRSADEADAASGLEAIPDAEPTSGSKLLDELHSQIAQFVILPSSEALDAITLWVAATHLQPAWQHAPRLAVVGPAKRCGKSRLLDVLTETVHEPMLTINTTPAAIFRSINEEEPPTLLVDEADTIFGPKVAEKNEETRGLLNAGHQRGRYVTRVVGNDHTPHKFATFAMAAIAGIGDLPDTVMDRSVVIRMRRRAEGEKVRPFRSRRDIPALHEIRDRIHAWARPLLEEAANLEPDMPVEDRAADTWEPLVIVADLAGGRWPRLARVACVRMVNAEVAAEEDHPSGARILADIRRVFFAQREVDSLSTGDLLHHLRQDAEAPWAERGRDGLTARELSRMLRDFDIRPGNVRMADGRQLKGYMRNKFLDAWRRYCPTVHPVDAGPTPSSG